A genome region from Arachis duranensis cultivar V14167 chromosome 6, aradu.V14167.gnm2.J7QH, whole genome shotgun sequence includes the following:
- the LOC107493270 gene encoding protein IQ-DOMAIN 32: MVKSSSCLKLITCGGGPDSGDTDYQPVSEVKDTSDKRGWSFRKRSARHRVLSNTVITETPSSANKESSECRSISFQPVPAEHNVVEKIHTTNVSDEKPQLLSLGSSQIPETIVTETKNMVDVDPNPPESAVIIIQAAIRGFLARRALLKSKNVVKLQAAFRGHLVRRHAVGTLRCVQAIVKIVNFLNSGNVNHVTHTSMEKLASNKFACQLLESTPRNKPIGVKCDPSKNDSAWRWLERWMSVSSADSADNVKPVGMPEQSDKTKKDTSVSQVEMDIQTEVVPQSSGSRELPPASEDEDKTTTYDANNYNYDANHSTSFIPLDLEEVPEKTFISDDKGTATEINSFQNGKMEANASVPEGPGPIDQKPEIDGEADRQSTNQFDSDQLEPEGKKLVHGTRKSNNPAFIAMQSKFEELTSMANSSKSSSLSNQDAPLESQAEASSIVAVTAHRSKEFFSSENSANYPFITVGSSECGTELSVTSTLDSPDRSEVGAKESEHDAKDLVERIDNPESKMDHGLDPNIVQATPTNNVPNSYSDQLEIIDDISNNVVNPGLVGNSQEVAVKPEQNASDLLREPEEAIQQDSKLSPEASPISQQYQLGTPSSQVSMTIPDSQGTPSSQVSIKPKEKKTNKTGSSNKRKILSSDNKSPASANHDSGTRGSREQQPKDQPSGKRRSSFGSAKSDHIDQEARDNSSNNSSIPHFMQATESARAKMNANNSPRSSPDVNDQEIHLKKRHSLPGATGRQDSPRIQRSPQSSTKGNGVHLQHERKWQR; encoded by the exons atggtgAAATCTAGCTCGTGCTTGAAGCTCATCACTTGCGGTGGTGGTCCTGATTCTGGAGACACAGATTACCAACCAGTTTCTGAG GTCAAGGATACTAGTGATAAACGTGGTTGGAGTTTCCGGAAGCGATCTGCAAGGCACCGCGTGCTTAGCAACACTGTAATAACAGAAACCCCATCTTCGGCAAACAAGGAGAGTTCAGAATGTAGAAGTATTAGTTTTCAACCAGTGCCGGCTGAACATAATGTTGTTGAGAAAATTCATACAACAAATGTCTCTGATGAGAAGCCTCAGTTACTGTCCTTGGGAAGTTCACAAATACCAGAAACAATTGTTACAGAAACCAAGAATATGGTGGATGTTGACCCAAATCCACCCGAATCAGCTGTTATCATCATCCAGGCTGCCATTAGAGGGTTCTTG gcTCGGAGAGCATTGCTAAAGAGCAAGAATGTAGTCAAGTTGCAAGCTGCTTTTCGAGGCCACTTGGTCAGGAGGCATGCTGTAGGAACGCTTCGATGTGTTCAAGCCATTGTTAAaat TGTGAATTTCTTGAACTCT GGTAATGTAAATCACGTGACACACACTTCCATGGAGAAGCTAGCGAGCAACAAATTTGCTTGTCAG CTGTTGGAATCAACACCAAGAAATAAACCTATTGGTGTCAAATGTGACCCTTCAAAAAATGATTCTGCTTGGAGATGGTTGGAGAGATGGATGTCTGTTTCATCGGCAGACTCTGCAGATAACGTAAAACCAGTTGGCATGCCTGAACAATCAGACAAAACCAAAAAGGACACTTCTGTTTCTCAAGTGGAAATGGACATTCAAACCGAAGTCGTTCCTCAGTCATCTGGCTCTAGGGAATTGCCTCCAGCATCTGAGGATGAAGATAAGACAACCACTTATGATGCTAATAACTATAACTATGATGCAAACCATTCTACATCTTTCATACCACTTGACTTGGAAGAGGTTCCTGAAAAGACTTTTATCAGCGATGATAAAGGAACAGCAACTGAAATTAATTCTTTCCAAAATGGAAAAATGGAAGCGAATGCAAGTGTCCCGGAGGGACCTGGTCCTATTGATCAGAAGCCTGAAATTGATGGTGAAGCAGACAGACAATCTACAAATCAATTTGACTCAGACCAACTCGAGCCTGAGGGAAAGAAACTTGTGCATGGAACAAGGAAGTCTAATAATCCCGCTTTTATTGCCATGCAGTCAAAATTTGAAGAGCTGACATCAATGGCCAATTCAAGTAAATCAAGCAGTCTGTCCAATCAAGATGCACCACTTGAATCACAAGCAGAGGCATCTTCTATTGTTGCAGTTACTGCACATAGATCGAAGGAGTTCTTCTCATCTGAGAATTCTGCAAATTATCCTTTCATAACTGTTGGGTCGTCTGAATGTGGTACTGAACTCTCAGTAACTTCTACTCTTGATTCACCTGACAGATCTGAGGTCGGGGCTAAGGAAAGTGAGCATGATGCCAAAGATTTGGTAGAAAGGATTGATAATCCTGAAAGTAAGATGGATCATGGTCTTGATCCCAATATAGTGCAGGCTACTCCAACTAATAACGTACCAAACTCATATTCAGATCAATTAGAGATCATTGATGACATAAGCAACAATGTGGTTAATCCAGGGCTGGTTGGGAATTCTCAAGAGGTTGCTGTTAAGCCTGAGCAAAATGCATCTGACCTATTGAGAGAACCGGAAGAGGCCATTCAACAAGATTCCAAGTTGTCTCCGGAAGCTTCGCCAATAAGTCAGCAATATCAACTAGGAACACCTTCTAGTCAGGTATCGATGACCATTCCTGATTCTCAAGGAACACCATCAAGTCAGGTATCTATCAAACCTAAAGAGAAGAAAACCAACAAGACCGGATCCAGCAATAAGCGTAAAATCCTGTCTTCCGATAACAAATCTCCTGCAAGTGCAAATCATGATTCAGGCACAAGAGGTAGTAGGGAACAACAACCAAAAGATCAACCGAGCGGAAAGAGACGCAGTTCCTTCGGCTCAGCAAAATCTGATCACATTGATCAAGAAGCAAGAGATAACAGTAGTAACAATAGTTCTATTCCCCATTTCATGCAAGCTACTGAATCTGCTAGGGCCAAGATGAATGCAAATAACTCTCCAAGATCGAGTCCGGATGTAAATGACCAAGAAATCCATCTTAAGAAGAGACATTCCCTACCCGGTGCAACTGGCAGGCAGGACTCTCCACGCATCCAGCGATCACCACAGTCAAGCACGAAGGGAAATGGTGTGCATCTTCAACATG AGAGAAAATGGCAGAGATGA